AGAAAAGGTCCCCTTTGATGAAAACTGCGAAATCGGCATCCTGATTGAAGTCCCTTCAGCAGCCCTCATGATGGATAAACTCGCCGAAAAAGTCGATTTTATCTCCATAGGAACCAATGACCTCATCCAATACATGCTGGCAGTAGACCGGGGCAATGAGAAAGTAAATCACATTTATTGTCATTATGATCCCGTCATGATACGGACGATTCAGTGGATTATACGTTCGGGGCATCATCATGAAGTTCCCGTATCCGTGTGTGGTGAAATGGCCGGAGATCCCCTGTCCATTTTATTTTTGGTCGGCCTTAATATCGACATGCTGAGTGTGAGTCCCATTTTTCTCGGACCTGTTCGCGAAATAATCCGGGGTTTATCATTCAAGGAATTGCAGAATTTGGTCCAAAAATTACTAAAAATGGATAAACGTCAGGATATTTACTCTGCATTAAAAGAGAGTTTCATCTCATTTTTCCCCGACTGGGAAAAGCGTTTTGGAGAATCACTTATCACTGAAAATACAGGACTTCAGGATGACGACTGATTTTTTTCTTCTTCCCTGATACGTCCCAGGGCAAATCGTGCCGCCTCCTGAGCTGCAGACTTTTTATTTTTACCTGTCCCCGTACCATACACTTCGCCATTTACGATGACACTGATTTCAAAATCCTTCCCGTGTTCTGGTCCGTTTTCGCTGATCACTTTAAAAACCGGTTCGGGCAAACCGTTTTTCTGGCAATATTCATACAGGTTGCCTTTATAATTCTGTGTATCCGGGGCAGGTATGTACTTATGATGGTTAATCAGCAAGGTCTGATGGATAAAATCAGAGGCAACCTGATATCCGCCATCCAGATACAAGGCACCGGTAAAAGATTCATAAAGATCTGACAACACAGAATGGAGGGTCCGCAAATTATCCTTTTCTCCTCCCCTTCCTAAAATCATGAGATCTCCAAAGCCCAGTTTCGTAGAGACCTTAGACAGTGTGGTACGGTTAACCAGTTTTGAACGCATCTGCGTCAGCTTCCCTTCGGAATAATCGGGAAATTTATGGAAAAGAAAACGGCTGACTACAAGTTCCAGTACGGCATCACCCAGAAATTCCAATCGCTCATAACTATCATCACGGGTCTGGGTTTCGGGATCAATAGCCGAAGCATGTAAAAAAGCTTGATTTAAGAGATCCGGATCCTGGAAACGATAGGGAAACAAACGGTAAATTTTATCTCCCAGACAGGCTTTCTTGTCCCGGGAAAGCAAACGGGAAATTTTATGGGAAATTTTACGAAACAGGGATTGTGATGTCATTGACATAATCCTGGAAGGCCGTGCACAGAAAATATGGACTGTGTATCAGGTTCGTTCAGACGTTCGTCTGGAGGTAGAGAAAAACATCACCAACAGATTTGAGTTTGTCTACATCTTCATCGGAGATGGTAATGCCATATTCCTCTTCCAGAAACATGATCAATTCCACGGTATCCAGAGAATCCGCTTCCAGATCTTCAATAAAGCGGGCTTCCGGTGTAATTTTTTTTTCGTCGATATTTAACTTTTCAGCTACTTTGGTTTTCAGTTCTTCAAAAGTCACATGAGCCATGTTTATCTCCTTCGTGTATCTACAGTTTATTGCACTTCCGGGTTCGTCACATCGACAGGCCGCCATCCACCACAAAAGTCTGTCCGGTAATATAAGCGGCATCTTCCGAGGCAAGAAAAATTGCCAGGCCGGAAACATCCCGGGGTAACCCAAAACGTTTCATGGGAATGGAATTTAAGAAATTTTCTTTTACCTGATCGGGCAAATCTTTGGTCATATCGGTCTCGATAAAACCCGGGGCAATTACATTAACGCGAATATTTTTTCCGGCGACTTCCCGCGCCAGGGTTTTGGTCAGGGCAATCACACCGGCCTTAGAGGCACTGTAATTGGCTTGCCCCACATTACCGTGGAGTCCTACAACCGAACTGATATTTATTACAGATCCGCCATGTTGTGCCATCATCATCCGAATAGCCCTGCGACACATATAAAATGTTCCATTCAAATTTACACGTATCACAGCATCCCAGTCACTATCTTTCATTCGGACAGCCAGTTGATCCCGAGTAATCCCTGCAGCATTCACCAAACAATCCAGCGTGGTAAAACGGGACTTTATTTCTGCAAATAAAGTGTCAACCTTCATGGATTCGGAAATATCACATTGCATAGGTGTTACAGGTCCATATATTGATAAATTTTCGGCAGCTGCCGAAAGCCGCTCAGGATTTTTCCCCACGATAATAACATGGGAACCGGATTTAAGAAAATGCTCGGCAACGTCATAGCCGATGCCCCGGCTACCTCCCGATATCAGGATATTTTTGTCTTTCAAATCACTCTTCATGTTCCAGCACCGCCAGATCCCCGCACAAATCCTGAAGGTCCGGACATTCTGAGACCCCCTTTACTTCCACATCCGGATTGATACGGTGAATCAGTCCCTGAAGCACCTTGCCCGGTCCTACCTCAACAAAGCACTCATGTCCGTCGGCAATCATCCGGTTA
This genomic stretch from Candidatus Neomarinimicrobiota bacterium harbors:
- the rnc gene encoding ribonuclease III; protein product: MTSQSLFRKISHKISRLLSRDKKACLGDKIYRLFPYRFQDPDLLNQAFLHASAIDPETQTRDDSYERLEFLGDAVLELVVSRFLFHKFPDYSEGKLTQMRSKLVNRTTLSKVSTKLGFGDLMILGRGGEKDNLRTLHSVLSDLYESFTGALYLDGGYQVASDFIHQTLLINHHKYIPAPDTQNYKGNLYEYCQKNGLPEPVFKVISENGPEHGKDFEISVIVNGEVYGTGTGKNKKSAAQEAARFALGRIREEEKNQSSS
- the acpP gene encoding acyl carrier protein, which codes for MAHVTFEELKTKVAEKLNIDEKKITPEARFIEDLEADSLDTVELIMFLEEEYGITISDEDVDKLKSVGDVFLYLQTNV
- the fabG gene encoding 3-oxoacyl-[acyl-carrier-protein] reductase, with the translated sequence MKSDLKDKNILISGGSRGIGYDVAEHFLKSGSHVIIVGKNPERLSAAAENLSIYGPVTPMQCDISESMKVDTLFAEIKSRFTTLDCLVNAAGITRDQLAVRMKDSDWDAVIRVNLNGTFYMCRRAIRMMMAQHGGSVINISSVVGLHGNVGQANYSASKAGVIALTKTLAREVAGKNIRVNVIAPGFIETDMTKDLPDQVKENFLNSIPMKRFGLPRDVSGLAIFLASEDAAYITGQTFVVDGGLSM